A region from the Kineothrix sp. IPX-CK genome encodes:
- the tsaB gene encoding tRNA (adenosine(37)-N6)-threonylcarbamoyltransferase complex dimerization subunit type 1 TsaB, whose product MKILALDSSGLVASVAIVEDDDLIAEYDIQYKKTHSQTLLPMLDEIKKMIDLDMSSLDAVALAAGPGSFTGLRIGSATAKGLGLALGIPIIEIPTLEGLAYNLYGTREYICPIMDARRGQVYTGVYEFVKNEDLDKDGYRLEEVEPQCAVGIEEIAERLNHFGREIIFLGDGVPVFRERLKLHMKVPYHFAPAHLNRQRAASVAALGGIYYKAGKSVDPKDHAPIYLRLSQAERERSEKANKNENCKL is encoded by the coding sequence ATGAAAATATTAGCTTTGGACAGTTCGGGGTTGGTGGCCTCCGTCGCAATAGTGGAGGACGATGACCTGATTGCGGAATATGACATTCAATACAAAAAGACTCATTCACAAACGCTTTTGCCAATGCTGGATGAAATTAAAAAAATGATAGATTTGGATATGTCTTCTCTGGATGCGGTGGCTCTTGCCGCAGGACCAGGTTCCTTTACCGGACTTAGAATCGGTTCGGCTACGGCCAAGGGTCTTGGGCTCGCTCTTGGAATACCGATTATCGAGATTCCTACCTTAGAGGGTCTGGCGTACAATCTGTATGGAACAAGAGAATATATCTGTCCGATTATGGATGCCAGAAGGGGGCAGGTATATACGGGAGTTTATGAATTTGTAAAAAACGAAGATTTGGATAAAGACGGGTATCGGTTGGAAGAGGTGGAGCCTCAATGTGCGGTGGGAATTGAGGAGATTGCCGAAAGATTGAATCATTTTGGAAGGGAAATCATATTTTTGGGAGACGGCGTGCCCGTATTCAGAGAAAGGCTTAAGCTCCATATGAAGGTTCCTTATCACTTCGCACCTGCCCATTTAAACAGGCAGCGGGCGGCGTCAGTAGCGGCGCTTGGCGGCATTTATTATAAAGCCGGTAAAAGCGTGGACCCCAAGGATCATGCTCCTATCTATCTTCGCCTATCTCAGGCTGAGAGGGAACGAAGTGAAAAAGCAAATAAAAATGAAAATTGTAAATTGTGA
- the rimI gene encoding ribosomal protein S18-alanine N-acetyltransferase, with amino-acid sequence MIIVRRMEEKDTLRAEELEKDNFSEPWSQKSFLETIHLNYAYYFVAEENESIIGMCGLKNIAGEGEITNVVVDKSRRKQGIAEMLLGKALDEGVRHGIEAFTLEVRAGNEPAIRLYKKFGFESEGIRKNFYEKPKEDAVIMWKR; translated from the coding sequence TTGATTATAGTAAGACGAATGGAAGAAAAAGATACACTCCGCGCGGAGGAATTGGAAAAGGATAACTTTTCCGAGCCATGGTCGCAAAAGTCTTTTTTGGAGACGATACATTTGAACTATGCTTATTATTTTGTGGCTGAGGAGAATGAATCGATCATAGGAATGTGCGGACTTAAGAATATCGCGGGAGAAGGAGAAATTACCAATGTGGTGGTGGATAAAAGCCGAAGGAAACAAGGAATAGCTGAAATGCTGCTGGGGAAAGCGCTAGATGAGGGCGTAAGGCATGGTATCGAAGCGTTTACATTGGAGGTCAGGGCAGGAAATGAGCCTGCCATTCGCTTGTATAAGAAGTTTGGCTTTGAAAGCGAAGGCATCCGAAAAAATTTTTACGAAAAACCGAAAGAAGATGCCGTGATCATGTGGAAAAGATAG
- the tsaE gene encoding tRNA (adenosine(37)-N6)-threonylcarbamoyltransferase complex ATPase subunit type 1 TsaE gives MKVDSFSAKETFALGQQIGETAKPGEIYTLIGDLGVGKTVFTQGVAKGLGIQESVNSPTFTILQVYEEGRLPFYHFDVYRIGDVEEMDEIGYEDYFYGDGICFIEWANLIYEILPERYKEITICKDLQKGLDYRLITIEEKERSVQ, from the coding sequence ATGAAAGTGGATTCGTTCAGTGCGAAGGAGACCTTTGCTCTTGGGCAGCAGATAGGAGAAACGGCGAAGCCGGGAGAGATTTATACCTTGATTGGCGATTTGGGGGTAGGCAAGACCGTTTTCACCCAAGGAGTCGCAAAGGGACTGGGGATACAAGAGTCTGTAAACAGTCCGACTTTTACTATTTTGCAGGTATATGAAGAAGGCAGGCTTCCCTTTTATCATTTCGACGTTTATCGTATCGGCGATGTGGAAGAAATGGATGAAATCGGCTATGAGGATTATTTTTACGGCGACGGCATATGTTTTATAGAATGGGCGAACCTTATTTATGAGATATTGCCGGAGCGCTATAAAGAGATTACGATATGTAAAGATTTACAGAAAGGCCTGGATTATCGCTTGATTACAATAGAAGAAAAAGAAAGAAGCGTACAATGA
- a CDS encoding ribonuclease Z: MLDVCLLGTGGMMPLPHRWLTSLMVRYNGKSILIDCGEGTQIAMKEKGWSPKPIDIICFTHYHADHISGLPGMLLTMGNAERTEPLLLVGPKGLTRVVSALRVIAPELPFEIECMELAEPEQRIDLDGFRIEAFRVNHNVICYGYSIVIDRIGKFHLEKAMELNIDRRYWNRLQKGECVEVEGQTYTPDMVLGSARKGLKVTYCTDTRPTESIVRNAVGADLFICEGMYGEPDKKEKAKEYKHMTFYEAAELAKEANVQQMWLTHYSPSLVRAEEFMDAVREIFPRAVAGKDGKTIELMFEED; this comes from the coding sequence ATGTTAGATGTTTGTTTGTTAGGAACAGGAGGAATGATGCCGCTTCCTCATAGATGGCTGACTTCCTTAATGGTAAGGTATAATGGAAAGAGTATATTGATTGATTGCGGGGAAGGAACACAGATTGCTATGAAGGAAAAGGGCTGGAGCCCGAAGCCTATCGACATTATCTGTTTTACCCACTATCATGCGGATCATATCAGCGGACTGCCGGGAATGCTTCTCACTATGGGAAATGCGGAGCGGACAGAGCCGCTTCTTTTAGTGGGGCCGAAAGGATTGACCCGCGTAGTGTCTGCGCTGCGGGTAATTGCTCCGGAACTGCCCTTTGAAATAGAATGTATGGAGCTGGCGGAGCCGGAACAGCGCATCGATCTGGATGGCTTTCGGATAGAAGCTTTTCGTGTCAATCACAATGTGATATGCTATGGATACAGCATTGTAATCGATCGCATCGGAAAGTTTCATTTGGAAAAAGCGATGGAGCTTAACATAGACAGAAGGTATTGGAATCGTCTGCAAAAAGGAGAATGCGTGGAAGTGGAGGGACAAACCTATACTCCCGATATGGTATTAGGCAGTGCAAGGAAGGGACTTAAGGTAACCTATTGTACGGATACCAGACCTACAGAAAGTATCGTTCGAAATGCGGTGGGGGCTGACCTTTTTATCTGCGAAGGGATGTACGGAGAACCGGATAAAAAAGAAAAGGCGAAAGAATATAAGCACATGACCTTTTATGAAGCAGCCGAACTGGCTAAGGAAGCAAATGTACAGCAAATGTGGCTGACTCATTACAGCCCGTCTCTTGTGCGCGCGGAGGAATTCATGGATGCCGTAAGAGAGATTTTTCCGAGGGCTGTCGCAGGCAAGGATGGCAAAACTATAGAGCTTATGTTCGAAGAGGATTAG